A segment of the Solea solea chromosome 14, fSolSol10.1, whole genome shotgun sequence genome:
AatgtgtatgaaaaaaaaaaagaatgactgGTTTTAGTAGCAGCCACTGATACGGATTAATAAAAGGTGATTATAATCCTTCAAGATTGAGGAGTAAACCCAAAGGCACAGTCTGAATACTGGagatgaaataaacacaaaacaacacttccTTCAAATAATCACACCCTTTTGCAGTATTAGGGAAATAAACACAGTATAATTAAAGTGATTTTGTGTTTGACTCAAAGTAGGAAATGACGGGTAACATTTCACTTAGTGTTTAACACTGAACGTCAGCACAAATCTCGGCTATTTTCTTTGACTTGATTCTAAAAATACCAGCCCTCACCCACACGATTGAACCCTGACACCGATACTTAAGACTTCATCTCCACCGTATCAAAACAGCTTCCCTTCTCCTCCGCTCTGTCTGAAGATGCAGGAAGTGGACATGCGATAGTCCACGTCCGCACGTCAGTCGGGCTGATGGAAGCTGAGAGGAGCTTTGGTAACTGAGAAGCAGTAGTTGCGTGGTAGCCTGGTAGTTACATCGTGTGCTGGTGCCGCTTCACAAGGAAGTCGCTTTCAGGCAGGACTGGATTTAGCTAACAGGCTATCAACTTTGCACTTTATAAATAGAGGATGTGGGGCGAGAGCAATGAGGAGCCATCCTCATGACATCTTCCCGATCTGGATCTTCTTCCAGGCCTCTGAAGCAGTGAATATGCAGGAGTCGATGATGCCCGCGACTGTGAACGTCCCGCCGACGATGGCACAGATCTGCAGAAGAGCGAGTCGAGTCTGTGAGACGTTTCCTCAACAGATTATAAACGGCTTTAATATCAGCCGGGTTTTAATCGAATTGAATCACAATAATACATTACGCCGAGGCCTCGGTATGTGCCGGTATTCAGCATAACTCTGGTGCTGCTTGACTCAATCTTTCACCATGACTCATAATCACGCTATAAGCACAGTCATCTCCTACGCCTGCCTTAGGTCATGATATACTCAgacaacacacaaagacaaataatGGTGTAGCTCATCAGCTAAGCAGCCAATCTACTCCTGACCACATCATCAGTCAGCAGGAAACGTTCCTCATGAGGTAGTGCGGGCAAAATTCTACAAACTAACAGGGTCAGGTGGGAGTGGAGGCAGGAAGATGAACACGGGAGATAACaggggaaaaaatgtttttcctataaacaaacaaaactgttcGGAAAATACTTTTTCTGTCAAACTCCAACGGTGATTTTACTCACTGTCGTGACGAAGCGGTAGAATGgctgtctcctctctgtgtaCTTGACTGTGATTGGACTGAGGTCGTATCTGAACCAGATGGCCGGGATGATTCGGCCCGTGTGGCTGTAAGCGATATATTCCTGTGTGGATaaggaagaagaaataaagacatttttcaccaACATTGTgaaatcaaaaatcaatcatTCCCCCAAACTGTGGGCCACAACCTCCTGGTGGGCTAAGTGGGTACTGCAGGTTggcaatgaaaacattttcagttctttttttaattaagctctaaaacacatacaatattatataataattaatttaaaaaaagttgctCTGAAAATTGttatgtttattatattatatgaatccattactaaatttaTAATCTGTttgaaagttgtttttaaatgtgaatatgtaacaaagaaatcatttaaactgattcattttgttttttcgggccaaacaagacatttgagaacatcatcactttcaggtttgaaaaacactgatcaacatttttccacatttttggacattttacagaccGAACCCTTGCTTGAGAAAACAAACGCTAGTTGTAGCCCTAAACATTATTTTCCAACAGTTTATGACGTGCTTAATACATGTGAATACTGGATCATAGTCTTGTGCATTGATGACAGATGTGATTTTAGGTTGTGGTGGATAGCAGCTTTTAAAATGGGCCAAAACATTCTAAAGTTTGAGAATGGCTGTCATGAAAGAAACCGTTGAACAAaaaactgtttacattctgggaatgaggtcccgtccgcCTACGAGCGAGTCTAAAAactgcggaattagcgttgtagtttcaagcctcggaccaagtgtcactggtgggcacgtaacaaaaaaaagaatgaagatatttctcgactcaggggaaactgaggttaggaagcacagtttttcaaaaataatacccctattctagtattacaaagctaaatgctaatcggtgaagtattcctttaattgaAATTGATAATGAAACACTGCACACTGAAAACAGACTTTTTGCTGAAGTCCAGGTCCTGATGTGTGCCTCAGCTGGACCTGTATTTATGCACTGGCCATGAGGTTTTGGATTTTGGTCAGGCCCTCATCCTCACTGCTTCACAGCTGACCTGGACTGTTATTACTACAAACTCCAAACCCGGATGTCAGTGCAGTCAACACAGTTCtgggatgtatgtgtgtgtgtgtgtgtgtgtgtgtttatggtttGTTGACATCTAGGCAACTTTTCCAGTCACTGTGGGTGAGCTTTCAGTTCTGGGTGGGTGAACAAGTTAACATGGCAGTACGTGCTCGGGCCATATGTTGGGATGGCCACGCTGCTTCCATGAcgagtgaagaaaaaaaaacatgactcagtgGTATGAAGgatggaaagaagaaaaaaaaaaagcaaggatACAGAACCTTGTTGGCGACGGTGTACTGGTAGGAGAACCTCTGTCTGCCTGAGAGATCTTCATACACTGTTGGGACAATCTTCAGTATGTAGTCATGTGAGGCcagagctgcaaaaacaaaagttgtttcattttttaaaagaatgtgGGTTGAAATGTCCAAACATGGATGTGGTTGTGATCATGACGCATCTgactggagtttttttttcttcttcctttcttAGGTGCAGTGTCAGCTGAAACCAAATCAAGGTTCCACTTGATTTGGTTTCAGCTGGCGTCCACCAGGCGTCTTCATTTCACTGCATCATGCGAGCACAGCCTTACTTAAAAGTCACACCGTGGTGGTTGTGATGAGtacatgtgcagtgtgtgtgtgtgtgtgtgtgtgtgtgtgtgtacgtacggTTAGATGACAGCTTGTCAGCCCCTCCCAGTGCGTTGAAGGCTCCTTGCACTTTTTGAACCTGtgacaaaagagagaaaagggagatTAGTGTTGTTCCGGCGGATTTGCTCAAACCGTCCAGGTGCAGGTTTCTGTGTGAGATCTGACCTGGAGCTTTTCCCCAAAGGCCAGCTTGTGGATGGTGTGGGTCATGTCAGGGTTTTGTGGCTGCGCTGTGGCACTGTGTGTCGAAACATGGAAGTTTCCTGGTACctggagacaaacagacagacagacagagagactaAAGTGGGGAACAGCACGAGCACCTGTAACACATTAACTTAACTAGTGATCAAGCCTGAACGCACTCGCGCTTAGTCGGAAACTAAATGGCCCTTTTGCCTCCGGAGGTACAAATCTATCCACTTTAACGCGTTCACAAATTTGCAATTATTCCACGAGTGAGAGTGTTAAATGTACAACTGCTGggttaatcattttaaaacgcAGTGACGCACAGAGTAGTGGTGTCACAAATAAGCCATCACAAGACCCAAATTTCACTATGCTGTCAGATGTAAGCAAAATCCTCGAGCTATTTCATTTAACATAACTCAATTTAGTCAAGAGGGAGAAGTAGGTCAGCCTCATTTGACTCAGACAGGGATCAGGGCCCCGTTTGACTCGCCTCCAAGACAAATAGGCGACGTACATAGTCCACAAACTCACGTCCcacagtctgatttttcctgAAAGTGTTTCATTCAGTGTGTTTCCTTATGTGATGAGGCCTTACTTTGTTAATGGTGAACTCTCCCTCAAAGCGACAACCGTCGCCTTGGTTGAGAGGGATCTTCATGGAGTTGTCAATGAGACCGACCTCATGGCGGCCCATCTCATCCTGGATGTCCAAGCCCaccactgaaaaaaacaacaacaagaaaaacagcacaCAATTAACAATTAGACAGATAACTGTgttaatcacaattaaaatatataaagaacaagaaataatcttttgcattacaGACTAATCTTGAATAAATacattcttctttattttcaaataactTATTAGAAATTTGAGTCCAATAATGACACAAACCCCCCACtaatatttgtttaaaacagACTATAATTAAAGATTTTTTACAGCTCTATACCAAACATTTGGTGATTCCCTCAGATctgacctttaaataaaaaaataaaatgaaatcacaAGTTTAACCTAGTGCtcacatgtcaaaaaaaacctcattacAGACTAAACAACTTGCTGTTATTCAATATCAAATTTTGACATCGAAGGAGTTAATCACATGAGTGTCATTGAGCCAATAGGAGGAGtagaagaaaacacaacttaAAATGCGTGTGAAGCGATGAAAAAATGTCTCTTCTGACgtcacaggaaaatgtgttacttaCCACCTATGCCAAATTTGaacgtttaaaaaaagttaaggGTTTAAAAATGAGGTTTCTATTCAGGAAACATTCAGCAGCTGAATGTTGCTGTTCATGTGTATTTGTAGAATATCAACATACTTTCTGGTATTAAACCACGTGTTTAACCATCATgtagagaagcaacattttcaccattttggtcttttacactgtgtgtgagtgtgtctgtgttgtgttttgagaaGCTGGCACTTGTTTAATGTCCAGATGATGTAAAATGCACGGAATAAATATAAGACCAGACAGTTTGCTCTATGTTTGACTTCAAGAAGACGACCGGTCcagctaaaacaacacatttactttttagtgtaataaattaaatttttcCACATCCAAATATCGATATTGATACCATATCAAAACTTTATCTTTAATCACTACCCAGCACTACCACCCTGCGACCTATAATTGATTAACTTTTTCGAATCAAAAAAACTTAACAGGTAGATTCCATTATAATGAGAATAACCATTAGCTGCAGCTTCTTGGCCACATTCAAcaagcaaaaacacactttgacagaaaaataaaagactcaTTTTCAATATCCTGTAGAGCATAGCCCACAAAGTAAACACATCGAGTCCAAACACATCTTCTCTCTCCGTCCGTCTGTGTTTTTCCATCTCGACTGACCGCACACCCTCCCCCACCCCCGCCCCCTGCAAGCCGCTGTGCACTGGCACACTGGCAGTGGCCTATTTTCAGAGGCTGCTGTGCTCAGGGTTGGCCAGCAGTGCAGAGAGGGATGTCTAGAGGATCTGTGCTAAAAACATCCACATAGCGTCGGTCTAACCTTTGACATTCAAGACAAATTTGACCTCCCGCTCAACCTGATCTCCTCTCGATGCCGATCTCAAAATACAGTGCACAAATCAAAGTCTGCCACTGAAAGTGTGGGAGCTGGTGTTTCTCCTTTTTAAGACTTTTGAAACa
Coding sequences within it:
- the ergic1 gene encoding endoplasmic reticulum-Golgi intermediate compartment protein 1 isoform X1 encodes the protein MPFDVRRFDIYRKVPKDLTQPTYTGAFISILCCVFIIFLFLSELTGFIATEIVNELYVDDPDKDSGGKIDVSLNISLPNLHCDLVGLDIQDEMGRHEVGLIDNSMKIPLNQGDGCRFEGEFTINKVPGNFHVSTHSATAQPQNPDMTHTIHKLAFGEKLQVQKVQGAFNALGGADKLSSNPLASHDYILKIVPTVYEDLSGRQRFSYQYTVANKEYIAYSHTGRIIPAIWFRYDLSPITVKYTERRQPFYRFVTTICAIVGGTFTVAGIIDSCIFTASEAWKKIQIGKMS
- the ergic1 gene encoding endoplasmic reticulum-Golgi intermediate compartment protein 1 isoform X2, with protein sequence MLGVSILCCVFIIFLFLSELTGFIATEIVNELYVDDPDKDSGGKIDVSLNISLPNLHCDLVGLDIQDEMGRHEVGLIDNSMKIPLNQGDGCRFEGEFTINKVPGNFHVSTHSATAQPQNPDMTHTIHKLAFGEKLQVQKVQGAFNALGGADKLSSNPLASHDYILKIVPTVYEDLSGRQRFSYQYTVANKEYIAYSHTGRIIPAIWFRYDLSPITVKYTERRQPFYRFVTTICAIVGGTFTVAGIIDSCIFTASEAWKKIQIGKMS
- the ergic1 gene encoding endoplasmic reticulum-Golgi intermediate compartment protein 1 isoform X3 — protein: MPFDVRRFDIYRKVPKDLTQPTYTGAFMVGLDIQDEMGRHEVGLIDNSMKIPLNQGDGCRFEGEFTINKVPGNFHVSTHSATAQPQNPDMTHTIHKLAFGEKLQVQKVQGAFNALGGADKLSSNPLASHDYILKIVPTVYEDLSGRQRFSYQYTVANKEYIAYSHTGRIIPAIWFRYDLSPITVKYTERRQPFYRFVTTICAIVGGTFTVAGIIDSCIFTASEAWKKIQIGKMS